The following proteins come from a genomic window of Mariniflexile sp. TRM1-10:
- a CDS encoding transposase encodes MSRKYKFHNKAGLYFVSFATVYWLDVFTRHVYFNVLADSIHYCRAEKGMEVYAYCFMPSHACPELGRRVHFIFRSSNEQPMELLQAFKKHTAKKVIEAIENNPQESRKEWLLWMFERAGKKQGNVSKYQFWQHHNKPIELWSESVVKQKIDYIHNNPVENGFVTNPVEWKYSSARNYQDDSTILEIDDAGFFG; translated from the coding sequence ATGAGTAGAAAATATAAATTTCATAACAAGGCGGGCTTATATTTTGTATCGTTCGCTACAGTATATTGGCTTGACGTTTTTACAAGACACGTTTATTTTAATGTTTTGGCAGACAGCATTCATTATTGCAGAGCGGAAAAGGGTATGGAAGTCTATGCCTATTGTTTTATGCCCAGCCATGCCTGTCCTGAGCTAGGTCGAAGGGTTCATTTTATATTTCGGTCAAGCAACGAGCAACCCATGGAATTGTTACAAGCATTTAAAAAGCATACGGCAAAAAAAGTAATAGAAGCCATTGAAAATAACCCACAGGAAAGCAGAAAAGAATGGCTTTTATGGATGTTTGAGCGAGCGGGTAAGAAACAAGGTAATGTAAGCAAATATCAATTTTGGCAGCATCATAATAAACCTATAGAATTATGGAGTGAATCGGTTGTAAAACAAAAAATAGATTACATACATAACAATCCAGTTGAAAATGGTTTTGTAACAAACCCTGTAGAATGGAAATACTCTAGTGCCAGAAACTATCAAGATGACAGTACGATTTTAGAAATAGACGATGCTGGATTTTTTGGTTAG
- a CDS encoding PID-CTERM protein-sorting domain-containing protein has protein sequence MIIQNKRIVVSILFVLISVVCAAQTGGDPPPPGPPPPGLPIDGGVLLGVCVGLLYGAKKLLFKKNNG, from the coding sequence ATGATAATACAAAACAAAAGAATAGTTGTCTCAATCTTATTTGTATTAATAAGTGTTGTATGTGCTGCCCAAACTGGAGGTGATCCGCCGCCGCCTGGGCCGCCGCCGCCTGGGTTGCCCATAGATGGCGGTGTGCTATTAGGTGTTTGTGTTGGTTTGCTTTATGGGGCTAAAAAACTCTTATTTAAAAAAAACAACGGTTAG
- a CDS encoding riboflavin synthase produces MFTGIIEDIGTVSNLKTELDNLHITVKSTMTPELKIDQSVAHNGICLTVVAINSNEYTVTAIKETLNKTNLSTLKIGDQINLERAMKLGDRLDGHMVQGHVDQTAVCTHVEETNGSWMFSFDYDASLNNITIEKGSITINGTSLTVINSKKDSFSVAIIPYTYNHTNFNTFKKGTVVNLEFDVLGKYVSRLLELRTLN; encoded by the coding sequence ATGTTTACTGGAATAATTGAAGATATTGGAACCGTTTCTAATTTAAAAACAGAATTAGACAACCTTCATATCACTGTAAAAAGTACCATGACCCCCGAATTAAAAATTGACCAAAGTGTCGCACATAACGGGATTTGTTTAACGGTTGTTGCCATTAACAGCAATGAATATACTGTTACCGCCATAAAGGAAACCCTAAATAAAACCAATTTAAGCACTCTTAAAATTGGTGACCAAATAAATTTAGAACGCGCCATGAAACTAGGTGACCGACTTGATGGCCATATGGTGCAGGGACATGTGGACCAAACAGCAGTTTGTACCCATGTTGAAGAAACTAATGGAAGTTGGATGTTTTCTTTTGATTATGATGCTTCTCTTAATAATATTACCATTGAAAAAGGCTCGATAACCATAAACGGAACAAGTTTAACGGTTATAAATTCAAAAAAAGACAGCTTTAGTGTTGCCATTATACCTTATACCTATAACCACACAAACTTTAACACCTTTAAAAAAGGCACCGTAGTAAATTTAGAGTTTGATGTTTTAGGAAAATATGTATCTAGACTTTTAGAGCTTAGAACGCTTAACTAA